Proteins encoded in a region of the Microcoleus sp. bin38.metabat.b11b12b14.051 genome:
- a CDS encoding ATP-binding SpoIIE family protein phosphatase, whose product MIDALAIPVTEESQVGEARRIAVALATEVGFNETDRAKVAIVITEAAKNLVKHAREGEILLQTVKTATGDSIEIVALDRGPGMANVGQCLRDGFSTAGTPGTGLGAIKRLSSFFDIHSVPKLGTALLMRLEQAQISREACQNSNYLEFGVVHLPKVGEQICGDSWAVENDADKNLILVADGLGYGVLAEEASQEAVRVFGENAKLGPKAILEKAHAALKNTRGAAAAIALIDRTQKTICFAGVGNITGVVFTDNQSRSMVSYNGTVGHRMQKVAEFVYPWSSHSLLILHSDGLAAQWDLNRYPGLAAKHPALIAAVLYRDFKRTRDDMTVVVAKVKQPA is encoded by the coding sequence ATGATCGATGCCCTAGCTATACCAGTAACAGAAGAAAGTCAAGTTGGAGAAGCCCGACGAATTGCTGTCGCCTTGGCGACGGAAGTCGGATTTAACGAGACCGATCGCGCTAAAGTGGCAATTGTGATTACCGAAGCAGCAAAAAACCTCGTCAAACACGCCCGCGAAGGAGAAATTTTGCTGCAAACTGTAAAAACAGCGACAGGAGATAGCATTGAAATAGTAGCGCTAGACCGAGGGCCGGGAATGGCAAATGTTGGTCAGTGTTTGCGCGATGGTTTTTCGACGGCGGGAACTCCGGGAACCGGACTCGGCGCCATCAAACGGCTCTCTAGTTTTTTTGATATTCATTCTGTACCGAAACTGGGGACAGCTTTGTTAATGCGGCTGGAACAGGCACAAATTAGCCGGGAAGCCTGCCAAAACAGCAATTACTTGGAATTTGGGGTCGTCCACTTGCCGAAAGTTGGAGAGCAAATTTGTGGCGATTCCTGGGCTGTTGAAAATGACGCGGACAAAAATCTGATTTTAGTTGCTGACGGGCTCGGCTACGGGGTTTTGGCCGAGGAAGCGTCGCAGGAAGCGGTGCGGGTATTTGGGGAAAACGCTAAACTGGGGCCGAAAGCTATTTTAGAGAAGGCTCACGCTGCTTTAAAAAATACCAGAGGAGCGGCTGCTGCGATCGCCCTGATCGATCGTACCCAAAAAACAATTTGTTTTGCCGGAGTTGGTAACATCACTGGTGTAGTGTTCACAGATAACCAAAGCCGCAGCATGGTTTCCTACAACGGCACAGTTGGACATCGGATGCAAAAAGTAGCAGAATTTGTCTATCCTTGGTCGTCGCATTCCCTGCTAATCCTGCACTCCGATGGTTTGGCGGCGCAGTGGGATTTAAACCGCTACCCGGGTTTGGCGGCGAAACATCCGGCTTTAATCGCAGCCGTACTCTACCGAGACTTCAAACGGACTCGGGATGACATGACAGTTGTAGTAGCCAAGGTAAAACAACCAGCTTGA
- a CDS encoding anti-sigma regulatory factor: protein MSKRETLEIRSSSDIVHVRQQVRGWAVAMGFGLVDQTKIVTAASELARNTVDYGKGGTVTLETLQLGSRKGLRLIFEDKGPGIPDIELAMTDGYTSDRGLGLGLSGSKRLMHEFEIVSKVGKGTKIAIVRWR from the coding sequence ATGTCAAAACGTGAGACACTAGAAATTCGATCGTCCTCCGATATAGTCCACGTCCGACAGCAAGTGCGCGGTTGGGCTGTAGCAATGGGATTCGGCTTAGTAGACCAAACAAAAATTGTTACCGCAGCCAGCGAACTCGCCCGCAATACAGTAGACTACGGTAAAGGGGGAACTGTAACTCTCGAAACGCTGCAATTAGGTAGTCGCAAGGGACTGCGGCTGATATTTGAAGATAAGGGCCCGGGAATTCCAGACATTGAATTGGCAATGACTGACGGTTATACTTCCGATCGTGGTTTGGGTTTGGGTCTCAGCGGTTCTAAGCGGTTGATGCACGAATTTGAGATTGTTTCCAAAGTGGGTAAGGGGACTAAAATTGCGATCGTCCGTTGGAGATGA
- a CDS encoding STAS domain-containing protein, with protein MERIPILQMGEFLLVTIQVDMHDRLAITLQDDLTNRIVKTGVKGVLIEISSLEIVDSFIGRILNNIATMSRFLDAETVVVGMQPAVAITLVELGLSLTGVRTALNVEKGMNLLRKSLGLSADSEV; from the coding sequence ATGGAAAGAATTCCGATCCTGCAAATGGGAGAATTTCTGCTAGTGACAATCCAAGTTGATATGCACGATCGCTTGGCAATAACGCTGCAAGACGACCTGACAAACCGCATCGTCAAGACAGGGGTTAAAGGTGTTTTAATTGAAATTTCTTCCCTGGAAATAGTAGATTCTTTCATCGGACGCATTCTCAACAATATCGCTACTATGTCGCGTTTTTTAGATGCGGAAACAGTGGTGGTGGGAATGCAGCCAGCCGTGGCAATTACGCTGGTTGAATTGGGGCTTTCTTTGACGGGTGTTCGGACAGCTTTAAACGTGGAAAAAGGCATGAATTTGTTGCGAAAATCCTTGGGTTTGTCTGCTGATTCAGAAGTGTAA
- a CDS encoding STAS domain-containing protein: protein MPHPKYEECDRSYNFIPIAQQEIILMELTSNNTIAAILEQNKAELLADWLKELQNTGLRRDDLMRAKELRSECQEFLQLLQIAAQHGNFSDIQTPEWENMRLLLAEVSRSRVQRGFTPSEIASFILCFKKPLFDRLCRELTQNRDALVEQLWLSTSLLDQLGLWVTEIFLKAREEVIERQQQEMLELSTPVVKLWQGILALPMIGTLDSARTQIVMETLLQEIMETGSEFAILDITGVPTVDTLVAQHLLKTVAAARLMGTECIISGIRPQIAQTIVHLGVDLQDILTKATLADAFKVALQRQGLTIKNIKEEK, encoded by the coding sequence TTGCCCCATCCAAAATACGAAGAGTGCGATCGATCGTACAACTTCATCCCAATTGCTCAGCAGGAGATAATTTTAATGGAACTCACAAGCAATAACACGATCGCGGCAATCCTCGAACAAAACAAAGCTGAGCTGCTAGCAGACTGGCTCAAAGAACTGCAAAACACCGGGCTGCGGCGGGACGACTTGATGAGAGCCAAAGAATTGCGATCCGAGTGTCAAGAGTTCCTGCAATTGCTGCAAATAGCAGCGCAGCACGGCAACTTTAGCGACATCCAGACACCCGAGTGGGAAAATATGAGGCTGCTGTTGGCAGAAGTTTCGCGATCGCGCGTTCAGAGGGGCTTTACGCCCTCTGAGATCGCGAGTTTTATTTTATGCTTCAAAAAGCCATTGTTCGATCGGCTTTGTCGCGAATTGACACAAAACCGCGATGCACTCGTCGAACAACTATGGCTGTCTACCAGCTTATTAGACCAGCTCGGTCTTTGGGTAACAGAAATCTTTCTCAAAGCTCGCGAAGAAGTCATCGAACGCCAGCAGCAAGAAATGCTCGAATTGTCAACACCCGTAGTCAAACTTTGGCAAGGCATTCTCGCTTTACCCATGATCGGAACTCTTGACAGCGCCCGCACTCAAATAGTCATGGAAACTCTGTTACAAGAAATTATGGAAACAGGCTCAGAATTTGCGATTTTAGACATTACAGGGGTGCCGACTGTTGACACTTTAGTTGCTCAACATTTATTAAAAACTGTAGCCGCCGCCCGTTTGATGGGTACTGAGTGCATCATCAGCGGCATTCGCCCGCAAATCGCTCAAACCATTGTTCATTTGGGAGTTGACTTGCAGGATATTCTGACAAAAGCGACTTTAGCCGATGCTTTTAAAGTCGCTTTGCAGCGCCAAGGTTTAACTATAAAAAATATTAAAGAGGAAAAATAA
- the rfaE2 gene encoding D-glycero-beta-D-manno-heptose 1-phosphate adenylyltransferase, producing the protein MISGVYTLREIESSIANDPDNWRPIVFTNGCFDLLHAGHVRYLQAAKALGRSLVVGLNSDASVQALKPQQPGLPPRPIVPENQRAEVLAALKPVDAVVIFSEITATKLIGILKPDIYVKGGDYQLETLPEAPAVIAGGGKICLIEIEVPSSTSAIVKRILQLGARPPIANRK; encoded by the coding sequence ATGATTTCTGGTGTTTACACGTTGAGAGAAATTGAAAGCTCGATCGCCAACGATCCGGATAATTGGCGTCCGATCGTGTTTACTAACGGGTGCTTCGATCTCCTGCACGCAGGCCACGTCCGCTATTTGCAGGCGGCAAAAGCTTTGGGGCGATCGCTCGTGGTGGGCTTGAATAGCGACGCCAGCGTGCAAGCGCTCAAACCGCAGCAGCCGGGATTGCCGCCCCGCCCGATCGTACCGGAAAATCAGCGAGCCGAAGTTTTGGCGGCCCTGAAACCAGTAGACGCCGTAGTAATTTTTTCGGAAATTACCGCCACTAAACTGATCGGTATCCTGAAGCCTGATATATACGTTAAAGGAGGCGACTATCAACTGGAAACTCTGCCGGAAGCACCGGCAGTTATCGCCGGAGGTGGCAAAATTTGCTTGATCGAAATAGAAGTTCCGAGTTCCACCAGTGCGATCGTCAAACGCATTTTACAGTTAGGCGCCCGGCCCCCGATCGCAAATAGGAAATAG
- a CDS encoding HpsJ family protein: MKATNSRQFSSVAARTLKVVGIILILSALLDCIVLSLPGETSDILNRGWQLAAATQIVDRGIIPLMGIALLMTGFWVDSSSGVSIDRRNVWVDLRFWALLISSLLGLIYLLLVPVHLNNTRLELKDALAQVDKEAGQAEGQLEAQIKSEQFKAQVEQLKSQRRSQIGALLQDDAKLQQALKSPDVPKELKAVLQESKSDPKALDKFLEQQAQELPNQARNEIRTRKQQKEKELRTRSRNSSLQTGISSLLLAIGYITVGWTGLRSMGILRFGHRKN; encoded by the coding sequence ATGAAAGCAACTAATAGCCGTCAATTTTCTTCAGTCGCTGCTCGCACTCTAAAAGTAGTCGGGATTATCTTGATTCTCTCTGCTCTGCTTGATTGTATCGTTCTGTCGCTGCCGGGAGAAACCTCCGATATTCTCAATCGAGGCTGGCAGCTTGCCGCTGCGACTCAGATAGTTGACCGGGGGATTATTCCTTTGATGGGTATCGCCTTGTTGATGACAGGCTTTTGGGTAGACAGCAGCAGTGGAGTCTCTATTGACCGACGCAATGTTTGGGTTGATTTGCGATTCTGGGCGCTGTTGATTTCCAGCTTGTTAGGGCTAATTTACCTGTTGCTGGTTCCTGTTCACCTCAACAATACTCGTTTGGAACTCAAGGATGCTCTGGCTCAAGTCGATAAAGAAGCTGGACAAGCCGAAGGTCAACTTGAAGCCCAAATTAAAAGCGAGCAGTTTAAAGCTCAGGTAGAACAGCTCAAAAGCCAGCGCCGCAGCCAAATAGGCGCACTGCTGCAAGACGACGCGAAACTGCAACAAGCACTCAAGAGTCCAGATGTTCCCAAGGAATTGAAAGCTGTACTTCAAGAGTCGAAAAGTGACCCGAAAGCGCTCGACAAGTTCCTCGAACAGCAAGCCCAAGAACTGCCCAATCAAGCTCGCAACGAGATTCGCACCCGCAAGCAACAAAAAGAGAAAGAGTTGAGAACTCGATCGAGAAATTCGAGTTTGCAGACGGGTATCAGCAGTTTGTTGTTGGCGATTGGCTACATTACTGTTGGTTGGACTGGTCTCAGAAGTATGGGAATTCTACGGTTCGGCCACCGCAAAAATTAA
- a CDS encoding glycosyltransferase family 2 protein — translation MFSIYILTYNEEIDIAACIESALLCDDIIVVDSFSSDRTLEIVQNYPVQTVQHGFETHGRQRTWMLQEVECKYEWVYILEADERMTPALFAECLKAIESQEYIGYYVAEKVIFMERWIRRSTQYPRYQMRLFRKDQVWFSDYGHTEREVCNGPTHFLKETYPHYTCSKGLSRWIEKHNRYSTDEAAETLRQLAAGQVNWWDLLFGASEVERRRALKDFSLRLPLRPVVRFFYMYILLGGFLDGQAGLAWCTLQAFYEYLILLKVWEMKHMPLPSLDAVDEQSISEVAKVEQSKVSYNLGASDTRS, via the coding sequence ATGTTCTCAATTTATATTCTGACTTACAACGAAGAGATTGATATCGCCGCTTGCATAGAATCGGCACTGCTTTGTGACGATATCATTGTAGTTGATTCTTTCAGCAGCGATCGCACCCTAGAGATTGTTCAGAACTATCCCGTGCAAACAGTGCAGCACGGCTTTGAAACTCACGGACGCCAGCGGACTTGGATGCTCCAAGAAGTAGAATGCAAGTACGAATGGGTTTACATCCTCGAAGCTGACGAGCGCATGACGCCTGCATTGTTTGCTGAATGCTTAAAGGCGATCGAAAGTCAAGAATATATCGGCTATTACGTAGCTGAAAAAGTAATATTTATGGAGCGCTGGATTCGCCGCAGCACTCAATATCCGCGCTATCAAATGCGCCTGTTTCGCAAAGACCAAGTTTGGTTTAGTGACTACGGTCACACTGAACGGGAAGTCTGCAACGGGCCCACTCACTTTTTGAAAGAAACCTACCCTCACTATACTTGCAGCAAAGGTCTTTCTCGCTGGATTGAAAAGCACAACCGCTACTCGACTGACGAGGCGGCTGAAACTCTCCGCCAATTAGCAGCAGGTCAAGTAAATTGGTGGGATTTATTGTTTGGCGCATCGGAGGTGGAAAGGCGGCGCGCTTTGAAAGATTTTTCTTTGCGTTTGCCTTTGCGGCCCGTGGTACGCTTTTTCTATATGTATATTTTGCTTGGCGGATTTCTTGACGGTCAAGCTGGATTGGCTTGGTGCACGCTACAAGCTTTTTATGAATATCTAATTTTGCTGAAAGTTTGGGAAATGAAGCATATGCCACTGCCAAGTTTAGACGCAGTGGATGAACAGTCTATTTCAGAAGTTGCAAAAGTTGAGCAGTCTAAAGTTTCTTATAATCTTGGCGCTTCCGATACTCGTAGTTGA